The sequence below is a genomic window from Bradyrhizobium septentrionale.
GGCCTGCTGGCGGCGGAGATCATCGCGAAAACCGGCCGCGATCCCAGCGAATTGTTCAAGGAGCTGACCGCCGAGCTCGGCGTTCCCTACTACGAACGCATCGACGTCGCGGCGACGCCGAAGCAGAAGAGCGCGCTGAAGGCGCTTGGGCCCGAGCAGCTCAACATGGCCGAGCTCGCCGGCGATCCCGTGCGCGCGGTCAGGACTAGGGCGCCGGGCAACGATCAGCCGTTCGGCGGCATCAAGGTCGAGAGCGAGGCCGGCTGGTTTGCCGCGCGCCCGTCCGGCACCGAGGATGTCTACAAGATCTACGCCGAGAGCTTCCGCGGGCCGGATCATCTGAAGCAGATCCAGGGCGACGCGCAGGCCGCGATCGCCAAGGTGTTCTGAAGGCACGGGGCCGGGCGGAATTCATGCGCGTATTGTTGACCGGCTCCTCCGGCTGGCTCGGCCGTTTCCTTGCGCCGCGGCTGCGGCAGGTCGGCCATGACGTGGTCGGCCTCGACGTCGTCCCGGGCGCAGCGACCGATGTCGTCGGCTCGGTGGCCGACCGATCGATGGTCGACCGCGTGTTCGCCGATCATGGCATCGCGGCCGTGATCCATGGCGGCGCGCTGCACAAGCCCGACATTGCGCGGTTCTCGCCGCAGGCCTTCGTCGACGTCAACGTGTCAGGCACGCTCAATCTGCTGCAGGCGGCTGCCGCCGCCGGCCATGATCGTTTCGTCTTCACCTCGACCACGTCGCTGATGATCTCGCAGGCGATCCGCGACGACGAAGGCCATGCGGCGGTTTGGCTCGACGAGACGATCGGGCCGCTCGAGCCACGCAACATCTACGGAGTTACAAAACTCGCCGCCGAGGGGCTGTGCCGGCTGTACAGCCGCCAGCATGGGCTGAACTGCGCGGTGCTGCGGACCAGCCGCTTCTTCCCCGAGGACGACGACACCATCCGCGATATCCATGGAGAGAACCTGAAGGCGACCGAGTTGTTGTACCGCCGCCTCACCGTCGGGGACGCCGCCGACGCCCATGTCGCGGCGCTGGAGAGGATCCGCGGCTTCGAGGTGTTCGTGATCAGCGCGCCGACGCCGTTTGCGCGCAGCGATGTCGCGGACCTGAAGACGGACGCGGCCGGCGTGATCGCGCGCACTTTCCCCGATGCGCCGGCGCTGTTCGCGCAGCGCGGCTGGCGCCTGCCGCGGTCGATCGGCCGGATCTACGATTCCACCAAGGCCGAACGGCTGCTCGGTTTCCGCGCGGTGAACGACTTTGCAGCGGTGCTCGGCGCTCTGCGCAGCGGTGAGCCGCTTCCCTTTGCGCATGATCCCGACTATGTCTCGCCGTCAACGAGGCTCGCAAATGGCTGATTTTCACGGCGTCTTTCCCTATCTGGTGTCCCCGGTCGACCCGGCCGGCCATGTCCGCACCGAGGTGCTTGGCCGGCTCTGCGACGATCTGGTCAAGGCCGGGGTCCATGGACTGACGCCGCTCGGCTCGACCGGCGAGTTCGCCTATCTCAACAATGCGCAGCGCATGCAGGTGGTGGCGACCACGATCGAGGCCGCGCAGGGCCGCGTGCCGGTAGTGGCGGGCGTCGCCTCGACCTCGACGGCCGATGCCGTGGCGCAGGCCAAGGCCTATCAGAAGCGCGGCGCGTCAGGGATTCTCGCGATCATGGAGGCGTATTTTCCGGTCGGCGACGCGCAGGCGGAATCCTATTTCCGCGCCATCGCCGATGCGGTCGATATTCCCGTGGTGATCTACACCAATCCGAATTTCCAGCGCTCCGACCTCACGCTCGACGTCATCGCGCGCCTCGCCGCGCATCCGCGCATCGGCTACATCAAGGACGCCTCGACCAACACCGGCCGGTTGCTGTCGATCATGAACCGCTGCGGCGACAGCCTGAAAGTGTTCTCGGCCTCGGCCCATATTCCGGCCGCGGTGATGCTGATCGGCGGCCATGGCTGGATGGCGGGCCCGGCCTGCATCATCCCGCGGCAGAGCGTCGAGCTCTATAACCTGTGCCGCCGCGCCCGCTGGGACGAGGCGATGAATCTGCAGCGCAAGCTCTGGCGCATCAACGAGGCCTTCGCCCGCTTCAACCTCGCGGCCTGCATCAAGGCCGGGCTTGCGATCCAGGGCTACGACGTCGGCGACCCCGTGCCGCCGCAGGCGCCGCTCACGGCCGAGCAGCGCAAGGTGGTCGAGGCAGCGTTGCGCGATCTCGGCTGACGCTGGCTTGCGGGATGCACAAGGCGCATTACCTCGTCTTTCCCGGGCGTGTTGTCTCGCGCCGAAAATCCGTTAAAACCCGCCGAAATTTCTGCAATCCAAGGACCCTCTGATGAACATTCTTCCCGGCAATATGCGTTTTGGTGCGGGCCAGCCAGTCAAGCGTCTGGAGGACCAGCGGCTGCTCACCGGGAAGGGGCATTTCATCGACGACAAGCCGGCCGACGGCGCGCTCTGGCTCCACGTGCTGCGCTCGCCGCACGCCCACGCCAACATCAAGTCGATCGACGCCAAGGCGGCGCTGGCGATGTCCGGCGTCAAGGCGGTCTATACCGGCGCCGACCTCGTGAAGGACGATATCGGCACGCTGCCGACGCTCGCGATCTTCAAGCGGCCCGACGGCTCGCCGATGACCGTGCCGCCGCGCCGCCTGCTGGCGCATGAGGTGGTGCGCTATGCGGGCGAGGGTATCGCGGCTGTGGTCGCGACCTCGCGCGTGCTGGCGCAGACCGCGGCGGAAGCGATCGAGGTCGATTACGAGGTGCTGCCCTCGGTGGTCGATCCGGTCGAGGCGATCAAGCCCGGCGCGCCTGCGGTCTGGCCGGAGGCGCCCGACAATATCGTGGCCGCAATGAGCTATGGCGATGCCGCCAAGGTCGAGGCAGCCTTTGCCAGCGCCGCCCACAAGGTGTCGCTCGATCTGCTCAGCCAGCGCCTGGTGCCGTCCGCGATGGAGCCGCGCTCGACGATCGCCGAGATCGAGAAGAAGACCGGACGACTGATTCTCCACGTGCAGTCGCAGACCCCGGGCTCGACCCGCGACCTCTTGGCGGAATCCATCCTGAAGCGGCCGAAGGACAGCGTGCGCGTGCTGGTCGGCGATATCGGCGGCGGTTTTGGGCAAAAGACCAGCCTGTATCCCGAAGACGGCATCGTCGCCTACGCCGCGACCAAGCTGAATGAGAAGATCCGCTGGCGCGGCGATCGCACCGACGAGTTCGTCGGCGGCACCCACGGCCGCGACCTGACCTCGACCGGCGAGTTCGCGCTCGATGCCAAGGGCCGCGTGCTGGCCTATCGGGTGCGCTCAATCGGCGGCACCGGCGCCTATTCGTCGGGCACCGCCAACATCATCCCGCTGGTGCTCGGCCCGTTCGTCCAGACCGGCGTCTATGACCTGCCGCTGGTGCATTTCGAGGTCAAGTCGGTGATGACCAACACGGCGCCGGTCGGCGCCTATCGCGGCGCCGGCAGGCCGGAGGCAGTGTTCATCGTCGAGCGGCTGTTCGATGCCGCCGCGCGCCAGATCGGCATGGACCCGCGCGCCATCCGCAAGGTCAACTACATCAAGCCGGCGCAGCTGCCCTACACCAATGCGGTCGGGCAGGTATACGACTCCGGCGCCTTCGCGCACATGCTGGAGAGCGCCTCCGACCTCGCCGACTGGAACGGCTTTGCCGCGCGCAAGAAAGCGGCGAAGAAGAAGGGCCTGCTCTACGGCCGCGGCCTGACCAGCTACATCGAGTGGACCGGCGGCCGCGCCCACACCGAGAAGGTCTCGCTGCACGCGACCGCCGAAGGCCGCGTCATCTTGTGGTCCGGCACGATGGCGATGGGGCAGGGCCTCGCCACCACCTACACCCAGATGGTCGCCGATACGCTCGGCATCTCGATGGACAAGATCGACGTCGTGCAGGGCGACACTGATTTGGCCACCGGTTTCGGCAGCGTCGGCTCGCGCTCGCTGTTCGTTGGCGGCACCGCGGTTGCGGTCTCCAGCAATGACATGATCAAGAAGGCGCGCGACAAGGCCTCCCATCTGCTGGAAGCCTCCGTCGAGGATATCGAATATCGCGACGGCTTCCTCACCGTGGTCGGCACCGACCGGCGCATCAGCCTGTTCGAGATCGCCAAGAAGGAAACCGGCGCAAAGCTCTCGGTCGAAAGCGAGGGTGAGGTCGACGGGCCGAGCTGGCCGAACGGCACGCATATCTGCGAGGTCGAGATCGATCCCGAGACCGGCGTCACGCGGGTGGTGCGCTACACCACGGTCGACGACGTCGGCGTCGCGGTCAATCCGATGCTGGTGACGGGGCAGGTGCATGGCGGCGTTGCCCAGGGCATCGGCCAGGCGTTGTACGAAGGCGTGGCCTATAGCGAGGAAGGCCAGCTGCTGACCGCGAGCTATCAGGATTATTGCATCCCGCGTGCCTCGGACATTCCGCCGATCACGGTGACGCTCGATCCCTCCGCGCCGTGCAAGACCAATCCGCTGGGCGCCAAGGGCTGCGGCGAGTCCGGTGCGATCGGCGGGCCGCCCTGCATCACCAACGGCGTGATGGATGCGCTGAGCGAGGTCGGGATCACCCAGCTCAACACGCCGCTGACGCCGGCCAAGATCTGGCAGGCGATCCAGGACGCGAAGGTGGGGGCAGCTTAATTGCGCCCCTCTCTCAACACGTCATTCCGGGGCGCGCGTTAGCGCGAGCCCGGAATCCATTTCGCTACAGAACATTCGGCTTGATGGATTCCGGGCTCAGCCCTGCGGGCTGCCCCGGAATGACGGAGAGAGCTACAACCCCAACACCATCTTCGCGATGATGTCGCGCTGGATCTCCGACGAGCCGCCGAAGATCGTATACGCCCGCCCGTTGAGATATTCCGGCACCACCGGCAGCAGCTCTTCCGGGATCGCCGGCTCGTGGTTCAAGCGGTAGAACGGCCGCGCCGGCTCGACGGCAAGTCCGTCATTGCCGATCACGTCGACGCCGAGCCGGGTCACCGCCTGCCGGATCTCGCTGACCCGCAGCTTGATCAGCGACGACACGGCGCCGGGGTTCTGTCCGGTCTGCAGCGCCGACAGCACCCGCAGTTCGGTCATCTCGAGCGCATCGATGTCGACCTCGACCTCCGACATCCGCATCGCGATGTCGGGGTCCTCGATGGCGCGGCCGGTGACATCGGCTTCGGCGAGATCGGCAATCGTCTTCAGCGCCTCGCGCAGCTTGGCGGATGCGATGCCGGAGCCGCGCTCGAATTCGAGCAGGTACTTGCCGTAGGTCCAGCCCTTGCCTTCCTCGCCGACACGGTTGGCGACGCGCACGCGGACATCGTCGAAGAACACCTGGTTGACCTCGTGATCGCCGCCGATGGTCAGGATGGGGCGGGTGGTGATGCCCGGCGTCTTCATGTCGATCAGCATGAAGCTGATGCCGTCCTGCTGCCGCTCGCCGTCACTGGTGCGCACCAGCGCGAACATGCGGTTGGCGTGATGCGCATGCGTGGTCCAGATTTTGGTGCCGTTGATGATGTAGTCGTCGCCATCGCGCACCGCGCGCGTCTTCAGCGACGAGAGGTCCGAGCCCGAGCCCGGTTCGGAATAGCCCTGGCACCAATAGTCCTCGCCGGAGAGAATCCGCGGCAGGTAAAAATTCTTCTGCTCCGGCGAGCCGAAGCCGATGATGACGGGGCCGACCATCTTGACGCCCATCACATTGACATTGGGCAGGCCGGCGCGGGCGCATTCGGCTTCGAAGATCCAGCGCTGCGCCGGCGTCCAGTCCGGCCCGCCGTGTTCGACCGGCCAGCCCGGCGCGCCCCAGCCCTTCTTGTGCAGCGCGCGCTGCCAGGCCATGCCGATATCAGGGTCGGAGAACACCGAAGGCGTCAGCGCGGTGGCGCGCTTCATTTCCGGCGTGAGACTCGCGGCGATGGTGTCGCGGACTTCCTGCTCGAAGGCGCGTTCCTCGGCACTGAAGGTGAGATCCATGGTGCGCTCTCCGTTATGCGTGGGCGCGGCCGCTCAGCGCGGCGTGGCGGCGATAGTGATGGGCGCTGCCGCCGAACAGCGTGTCGAAAGCGAGCAGCCGCTTGAAATAGGCGCCGATGTCGAGCTCCTCGGTGACGCCCATGGCGCCGTGCAGCTGCACGGCTTGCTCGGCGACGAAGCGCGCGCATCTGCCGATCTTGGCCTTGGCGCCGGACGCCGCACGGCCGCGCGCCACGGGTTCGGCATTGGCCATCAACGCCGCGCGCAGCGCCATCGAGCGCGCCTCGTCGACTTGCATCGCGACGTCAGCGAGCCGATGGCGGATCACCTGATTTGCCGATAGCGGCCGGCCGAACTGTTTTCGGATCTTGGTGTATTCGAGTGTGGTGTCGAGCAGCGTCTGCATGACGCCGACCGCCTCGGCGCCGAGCGCTGCCATCGCGCGGTCGATCACGGTTTCGATCGCGGGCAACGCGTCCTGGCCGTTGCCGAGCAACGCGTTGGCAGGCAATTGCACATCCTTCAGATCGAGATTGCAGCCGCGTCCGCCGCCGAGCCGCGCGTAATCGCGCACAGTTAGCCCGGGAGTTCCTGCCGGCACCAAGAAGAGGGCAAGCCTGCCGGACGCGCCATTGGCGTTGGCGACGCGGGCCGAGACGATGATCCGGTTGGCCGACGCGCCGTCGAGAACCGCGATCTTGCTGCCGTTCAAGAGCCAGCCGTCAGCACTCTTCGTGGCCGTGGTGTCGACATGGGCGAGGTCGAAGCGTGCGGCGCGCTCGGAATGCGCGAAGGCGAGCGTGAGAGCGCCTTCTGCAACCTTGGGCAGGATCGCCTGCTGCTGCGCCTCGGTGCCGCATTCGGCGACCAGCGCGGCGCCGATCACGACCGTGGAGAGAAACGGCTCCGACACCAGTCCGCGGCCGAATGCTTCCATCAACAGTCCGATCTCGATCGCGCCGCCGCCGAGTCCGCCATGGGCCTCATTGATCGGCAGCGCCAACCAGCCGAGCTCGGCAAACTGTTTCCAGATCGCGGGCGAATAGCCGAGCGGATCGTTCGCGGTCTTCTTGCGATGCTCTGATGTAAAGGTCTCCGCCACGAAGCGGTCGGCACTCTCGCGCAGCAGACGCTGCTCGTCGCTGAGGGTAAGGTCCATCTGGTCACTTCACGTTGGCGGTTTTCTTGACGGAGGGATGCAGACCGGCGGGGTCCACCACCATTCCGAATTCCTGAAGATTATGCGCGTGGCACAGCTGATGCAGCGCGAAGGCCTGATCGACCGCGGCGGGCTGTCCCATGATGTCGATCGAGCGGTTCACCGCCTCCTTGGAAAGCTTCAGCGCGAAGGCGGGTTTGGCTGCGATCCTGCGCGCCAGCGCCAACGTGAAGGACGAGAGATCGCCGCGCGGCACGACGTGATTGACCATGCCGAGGCGGTGCGCCTCGTCGGCGCTCCAGATGTCGGCGGTAAACAGCATCTCCTTGGCCTTGCGCGCGCCGAGCTCCCAGGGATGCACGAACCATTCGACGCCGCAGACGCCCATCGTCACCACGGGATCGCAGAACTCGGCATCATGGCTCGCGACGATCAGGTCGCAGGCCCAGGCCAGCATCAGCCCGCCGGCGATGCACTTGCCGTGCACCTCCGCGATCGTTGGCTTGGCCAGATTGCGCCAGCGCCTTGTGATCTGCAGGTAGATCTCCTGCTCGCGCGCGAAGCGGCCGTGGGCGTTCGGCTCGTTGAAGCCGCCCCAATTTCCGACTGGCGGGAAATCGACGCCCGCCTGGTTCTTGGCCCCCGGCCGCAGATCGTGGCCGGCCGAGAAATGCGGGCCGTTGCCGGCGAGGATGATGACCTTGACCGCGTCGTCCTGCACCGCCTGGTCGAAGGCGGCGTTGAGGTCGTAGGTCATCTGCAGGTTCTGGGCGTTGCGGACCTCGGGGCGGTTCATCACGATCCGCGCGATCGCGGGCTCCGGCCGCTCGACGACAATCGTCTCGAATTGTTCAGACGTCATGGATCCTCCCCGGATCGATTTTTTCGCCATGATGAACGGCGCGGGGAGGGATAGGCAAGGGCCATCGTCCGCTAAAGGTGGCGCGAAAACCGCCACACGGGATTAACGGACGAAAATCTGCTACGCTGGCGAAGAATCCACCGGGAGGACCAATTTCATGCGCAAGCTTTGGACCGTGCTGGCAGCGCTGGCGACGTTGAGCCTGACCAATTGCGGCTACAACGCGATTCAGACCAATGACGAGCAGGTCAAGTCGAGCTGGTCGGAGGTGGTGAACCAGTACCAGCGGCGCGCCGATCTGGTGCCGAACCTGGTCAACTCGGTGAAGGGCTTTGCGCAGCAGGAAAAGGACGTGCTGCTCGGCGTCACCAACGCGCGCGCCAAGGTCGGCAGCATCCAGGCAACGCCGGAAGTGCTCAACGATCCGGCCGCGTTCCAGAAGTTCACGCAGGCGCAGGGCGAGCTCACCAGCGCGTTGTCGCGGCTCTTGGTCGTCACCGAAAACTATCCGCAGCTGAAATCGGACGCGCTGTTCCGCGACCTGATGGCGCAGCTCGAGGGCACCGAGAACCGCATCACGGTGGCGCGCAACCGCTACATCAAGTCGGTGCAGGACTATAATGTCGGCATCCGCACCTTCCCGAACAACCTGACCGCGATGGTGTTCGGCTACAAGGAGAAGCCCAACTTCACGGTCGAGAACGAGAAGGAGATCTCGACCGCGCCGAAGGTCGATTTCAGCCCAACGCCGGCGCCGTCGAAGTAGCGGCGGCGCGCGCCGACCGCAATGGCCGCCATTCGCGTCATCCTGTTCGCTTTCCTGCTGGGCCTCATCTGCCCGGCGCGGGCCGAGGTCGCAGTGCCTCAGCTCACCGGCCGCGTCGTCGATCAGACCGGGACGTTGTCATCGGGCGACATTGCTGCGCTCAACGGAAAGCTGGAGGATCTCGAGAAACGAAAAGGCAGCCAGATTGCTGTCCTGATCGTACCGACCACTGGCGACGAGACGATCGAGCAGTTCTCGATCCGCGTCGCCGGGGCTTGGAAAATCGGGCGCAAGAAGGTCGACGACGGCGCGCTGCTCGTGGTCGCCAAGAACGACCGGCATTTGCGCATCGAGGTCGGCTATGGCCTCGAAGGCGTGCTAAGTGACGTCGTCACCCACCGCATCATCGACGAGGACATCACGCCGAAATTCAAGGCCGGCGATTTCGCCGGCGGCATCTCGGCCGGTGTCGACCGGATGATCCGGCTGGTCAATGGCGAGCAGCTGCCGGCGCCGGAGCCCGAGCATTGGCAGGCGCCGAACCTGGTCGACTTCGCCAATCCGGTGGCGATCTTCGTCGTTATCATCGTGGCGAGCGCGCTGCGCGCGATGCTGGGGCGCTTGTTGGGCTCGGCCGCAACCGGCGGTATCGTCGGCGTCTTCACCTGGTTGATCGCCGGCTCGCTCGCCACCGCTTTGGTGGTCGGCTTGTTCGCTGGTGTCGCGGCGCTGATCTTCGGCGGATTGAATTTTGGTGGCCCGGCGGCGGGCTCCGGACCCTATCGGCGCGGCGGCGGTTATTCCGGCGGCTGGTCCGGCGGCGGCGGCGCCTCGGGGAGCTGGTAGGCACATGAGCATCAAGCGCATCGGCAGGCATCTGCTCGAACATCGCTGGCGGGTGCGGCGTGACTTTCCGCCGCGCGTGCTCGACGCCATCGAGCGCGCGATCAAGGAAGGTGAGGCGACCCATTCGGGCCAGATCCGTTTCGTCGTCGAAGGCGCGCTCGACGGTGTGCCGCTGTTCCGCAACCAGCCGGCGCGGGAGCGGGCGCTCGACGTATTCTCGCACTTACGGATCTGGGACACCGATCACAACAACGGCGTCCTGATCTATCTCCTCCTCGCCGACCGCGATGTCGAGATCGTCGCCGACCGCGGCATCGACGCCAAGGTCGGTCACGCCGGCTGGGAAGCGATCTGCCGCGCCATGGAAGCGGATTTTCGATCAGGCCGGTTCGAGCAAGGCGTGATCAACGGCATCGCGGCGGTGTCGCGGGAGCTGGCGAAATATTTTCCGCATGCCGAGGGTGACCCGAACGAGCTGCCGGACAAGCCGGTGGTGATTTGAGCCCGTCATTCCGGGGCGATGCGTCAGCATCGAACCCGGAATCTCGCGCCATTACTTCTAGATTCCCCGGTGCGCAATTGCGCACCTGAGGTTCGCGCTTCGCGCGCCCCGGAATGACGGTCGGGCGAGAACCTACGCCTTCACCGAAGGCCGCTCACCCACGCGATTGAACCAGGCGACGATGTTGCCGTTCGACTGGTCCAGCGGCTGGCCGACCTGGTTGCCGAAATCGAGCCAGCAATAGAGCAGCATGTCGGCGAGTGTGAAGCGCTTGCCGCAGATGTAGTCGCGGCCATCCGACATCTGGTCGTTTAGCCATTTGATGCGGTTGGCCGCAATCATCTTCAGCCCGGGCGAGGCGTCGGGCGCCACCGGAATGCGCTTCTCGAAGAATTTCAGCGCCTCCCGCCGAAGCGGTAGCCGTTGGCGAGCGGCTCGGCGATGTTGAGATCGACGCGGCGGGTCCACATCCGGCATTCGGCGCGCTCTTCCGGCGTGCCGCCGATCATCGCGGGCGAGGGGTGCTTCTCCTCGAGATATTCGCAGATCGCGGTGATCTCCGAGAGGTAGTTGCCGCAGTCCAGTTCGAGCGCCGGCATCTGGCCGTGCGGATTGCGCTTCAGATGCGCTTCCTCGCGGTTCTCGCCCTTGCGCAGGTCGACGGCCTGCTTGGGGATCTCGATGCCCTTCTCCGCCATGAACATGCGCACGATGCGCGGGTTGGGTCCGATCGAGTCGTAAAGCTTCATGTCCTCGCTCCCTGTTTTTCAGCGTTGTTATTGCTGCTGTTGAACAGGCCGCGCGCGGATTTGTCAAATGACTTGCTGCTGCGCAGGGCTCACGCGGATGTCAGGCGAGGCGTGGAGTTAAGCCGATGTCGCACGCCCTGTCACAAACGGGGTCAATCGTCGAGCTTGTTGAGGTCGCGCACCGATTGCATGATCGGTTCGAAATTCGCGCGCGCATCCAGCGCATCGAACAATTGCGCGGTGTCCTCGAGCAGGGCATGCGAGCGCTGCAGCGCGATCCGCACGTCGTCCTGTGGCGTGTCGGACAGCCGGCCGTGACCCGACAGCAGGATCTTGGAGTTGAGGCCCTTCAGCCGTTCCAGCGACTGGATGTAATCGGCAATCGAGCCGGAGCCGAACACGCCGCCCATCACGCCGCCGGGCATCAGCGTGTCGGAGGCAAACAGCAAGCCCTTGTCCGGATCGAACAGCGTGATGCAGGCCGAGGTATGGCCCGGCGTGTACATCACGTTGAGGCGGAAATTGCCGAGGTCGATCAGATTGCCTTCCTCGAGCCAGATGTCGATATCGATCGGCACGTTCGGCTCGTTGAACATCTTGCGCAGCATCGAGAAGTCGTCGCGCAGCATGATCTTGTTGGCGGCGAGCCGGTGCGCGGCGATATAGGCGCTGCCGTGGAAATGATAGGCCGCGCCGATGTGGTCGAGATGCTCGTGGCTCAGCACCACCATGTCGATCATCTCGGGCGTGATCCCGAGATGATCGAGGCAGGCGACAAGCGCGGGATAGTTGGTCGACAGCCCGACGTCGATCATGATGGTCCGCTTGCTGCCGCGCACCAGATAGGCATTTGCCGCACGGTTCTTGAAGCGGATCTGGTAGACGTCGTCGGCGGCCTGGATCAGCGACGCGACGTCGGTCTCGAACAGCGTCTTGAAGGGGCTTGGCTTGCGCTCGCTCATGGGGTGGCTGCCGACCGGTAAGTGACGGCGTTGGAGGCGCGCAGCCGTTTCGAGAGCGCGTCCATCACCATCAACGCAAACGCCGGCTGCTGGCTGACCAGATAGACGAAGCGGGCGTGGTTGATCCGCATCACCCGCGTCGCAGGCGCGGAGGCGATCGCGGTCGCCGAGCGCGCCGAGCCGTCGATCACGGCCATCTCGCCGAAGAACTCGCCCTTGCCGAGGCTGACGATAACAGTCTTGTTTCCGCCATCGATCTTGGCGATGTCGACCTTGCCGTCGAGCACGACAAACAGCTCGCGGCCGGTCGAGCCTTCCTCGAAAATGACGTCATCGACACCAAATTCCTTGATGCATTTTTCGATCGTCATGGCGCTCTCCTGCCTTCTGGCTGGAAGATGGCGGTATGTTAATCGGGAAAGCGCCGCGCGCAAACGCCGCAGGGCAACACCGCCCCAATCCGGCCCGGAAAACTCCCTAAAATTTAGGTAATGGCGGGGCCGGGTAACCATTTCGCAAGCAATAAAAGTTACCGAATTGTCAACCTAGTCTGGAGACTTTGAACGTGAGTGAGCAGCAGAGCGAGCCGGTCAGCGGTCAAACCGGCGCCGAAACGGCGGCGAAGAGCGAGCCCGTGATGGCCGCGGCCGAGGCTACCCGGCTGGCGCCCGACCAGGAAGAGACGTCGCCGAAGGCGGACGCGCCCAGGATGGACGCGCCCAAGGTTGAATTCCCGAAGGTTGAGCCGCCCAAGGTCGAGCCGAGGGTTGATGCCATGGTTGAGCCCAAGATCGACCCCAAGGTCGAGCCAAAGATCGAGCCGACCAACATGGACGAGCCCAAGGTCGAGGCCGGCAAGCGTGAGGAGCCGCGTTTTCCGGGCAAGCTGATGATCATGGCGCCCGGTGACCGCACCTGGGACCATGAGGCGACCGCCTCCAAGCCGGGCGCCGAGCAGGCAGCCAAACCGGCCGGCACGCGCCGGATCGGGGCGATGGCCGCGGTGATTGCGCTGGCGATCGTGGCAGGTGCCATCGGCGGCGCGCTCGCGACCGCAGGCCTCGGCCATCTGGCCAGTCCCGCCATTGCCTCCGCCCAGGACACGGCTGCCAAGGACGCCGCCGCGAAGGAAACGGCTGACGCCTCGCTCGCCCGGCTCGAATCCGAAATCGCCGCGCTGAAGGCCAGCGTCGAGCAGACCGCCAAGGCCGGCCAGGCCCAGTTCAGCAAGGCCAGCGACCGGATCGAGAAGGTCGAGAAAGCCCTGGCCGAGCCGAACGCCAGGCTCGCCAAGCTCAGCGAGACCGTCGACAAGCTGCGCGCCACGCCGCAGACGACCGTCGCCGCTGCGACGCCCGTCCGCGAGGTCACCGGCTCGGTCCCGCCGGCGACTGCCGCGGCTGCGCCGGCTGCCCCCAAGCCCGAGGTCGGCCGCATGCCGGTGGTCGACGGCTGGTCACTGCGCGACGTAGGCAATGGCGGCGCGCTGATCGAGGGCCGCGGCGGCATCTACGAGGTGTATGCCGGCGATCCCGTCCCCGGCCTCGGCCGCGTCGACGCCATCCGCAAGCAGGACGGCCGTTGGGTGGTCGTCACCAGCAAGGGCCTGATCGTTTCGCGCTAGAGCTTCGGTT
It includes:
- a CDS encoding NAD-dependent epimerase/dehydratase family protein: MRVLLTGSSGWLGRFLAPRLRQVGHDVVGLDVVPGAATDVVGSVADRSMVDRVFADHGIAAVIHGGALHKPDIARFSPQAFVDVNVSGTLNLLQAAAAAGHDRFVFTSTTSLMISQAIRDDEGHAAVWLDETIGPLEPRNIYGVTKLAAEGLCRLYSRQHGLNCAVLRTSRFFPEDDDTIRDIHGENLKATELLYRRLTVGDAADAHVAALERIRGFEVFVISAPTPFARSDVADLKTDAAGVIARTFPDAPALFAQRGWRLPRSIGRIYDSTKAERLLGFRAVNDFAAVLGALRSGEPLPFAHDPDYVSPSTRLANG
- a CDS encoding dihydrodipicolinate synthase family protein encodes the protein MADFHGVFPYLVSPVDPAGHVRTEVLGRLCDDLVKAGVHGLTPLGSTGEFAYLNNAQRMQVVATTIEAAQGRVPVVAGVASTSTADAVAQAKAYQKRGASGILAIMEAYFPVGDAQAESYFRAIADAVDIPVVIYTNPNFQRSDLTLDVIARLAAHPRIGYIKDASTNTGRLLSIMNRCGDSLKVFSASAHIPAAVMLIGGHGWMAGPACIIPRQSVELYNLCRRARWDEAMNLQRKLWRINEAFARFNLAACIKAGLAIQGYDVGDPVPPQAPLTAEQRKVVEAALRDLG
- a CDS encoding xanthine dehydrogenase family protein molybdopterin-binding subunit, which produces MNILPGNMRFGAGQPVKRLEDQRLLTGKGHFIDDKPADGALWLHVLRSPHAHANIKSIDAKAALAMSGVKAVYTGADLVKDDIGTLPTLAIFKRPDGSPMTVPPRRLLAHEVVRYAGEGIAAVVATSRVLAQTAAEAIEVDYEVLPSVVDPVEAIKPGAPAVWPEAPDNIVAAMSYGDAAKVEAAFASAAHKVSLDLLSQRLVPSAMEPRSTIAEIEKKTGRLILHVQSQTPGSTRDLLAESILKRPKDSVRVLVGDIGGGFGQKTSLYPEDGIVAYAATKLNEKIRWRGDRTDEFVGGTHGRDLTSTGEFALDAKGRVLAYRVRSIGGTGAYSSGTANIIPLVLGPFVQTGVYDLPLVHFEVKSVMTNTAPVGAYRGAGRPEAVFIVERLFDAAARQIGMDPRAIRKVNYIKPAQLPYTNAVGQVYDSGAFAHMLESASDLADWNGFAARKKAAKKKGLLYGRGLTSYIEWTGGRAHTEKVSLHATAEGRVILWSGTMAMGQGLATTYTQMVADTLGISMDKIDVVQGDTDLATGFGSVGSRSLFVGGTAVAVSSNDMIKKARDKASHLLEASVEDIEYRDGFLTVVGTDRRISLFEIAKKETGAKLSVESEGEVDGPSWPNGTHICEVEIDPETGVTRVVRYTTVDDVGVAVNPMLVTGQVHGGVAQGIGQALYEGVAYSEEGQLLTASYQDYCIPRASDIPPITVTLDPSAPCKTNPLGAKGCGESGAIGGPPCITNGVMDALSEVGITQLNTPLTPAKIWQAIQDAKVGAA
- a CDS encoding acyl-CoA dehydrogenase family protein is translated as MDLTFSAEERAFEQEVRDTIAASLTPEMKRATALTPSVFSDPDIGMAWQRALHKKGWGAPGWPVEHGGPDWTPAQRWIFEAECARAGLPNVNVMGVKMVGPVIIGFGSPEQKNFYLPRILSGEDYWCQGYSEPGSGSDLSSLKTRAVRDGDDYIINGTKIWTTHAHHANRMFALVRTSDGERQQDGISFMLIDMKTPGITTRPILTIGGDHEVNQVFFDDVRVRVANRVGEEGKGWTYGKYLLEFERGSGIASAKLREALKTIADLAEADVTGRAIEDPDIAMRMSEVEVDIDALEMTELRVLSALQTGQNPGAVSSLIKLRVSEIRQAVTRLGVDVIGNDGLAVEPARPFYRLNHEPAIPEELLPVVPEYLNGRAYTIFGGSSEIQRDIIAKMVLGL
- a CDS encoding acyl-CoA dehydrogenase family protein → MDLTLSDEQRLLRESADRFVAETFTSEHRKKTANDPLGYSPAIWKQFAELGWLALPINEAHGGLGGGAIEIGLLMEAFGRGLVSEPFLSTVVIGAALVAECGTEAQQQAILPKVAEGALTLAFAHSERAARFDLAHVDTTATKSADGWLLNGSKIAVLDGASANRIIVSARVANANGASGRLALFLVPAGTPGLTVRDYARLGGGRGCNLDLKDVQLPANALLGNGQDALPAIETVIDRAMAALGAEAVGVMQTLLDTTLEYTKIRKQFGRPLSANQVIRHRLADVAMQVDEARSMALRAALMANAEPVARGRAASGAKAKIGRCARFVAEQAVQLHGAMGVTEELDIGAYFKRLLAFDTLFGGSAHHYRRHAALSGRAHA